The nucleotide sequence GAAGCAGTGAGGCAGGTGAAGCGGGCGCTCGCGGTGCTGGACTGTGAGGTCCAGGCCCACCCCCAGCGGTGGAAGACCATCTTCAACGCCGTTGACAAGGCCATGGATAGCGGCGCCGACGACCGTAGCAGTGAGGAGGCGTCCTCATCGGCCAAGGAGCTGCTGGAGCAGGAGTTCGGCCCGTGTCCGAGATGCCTCAAAAGGGACCTCGGAGTCGAAGATCTGTAAAATGCATGGCAGTTCGCCACCTCTACCTTTCTTTTTTGGCCTTAGCGTGCCATGTGTGTGCTGATGTTAGTTATGGCGCTCCCGTCCGTGCGCTGCGGCATGTCGCAGTTGTCGGAGCTCCACCTTTACTTTTCTTCTTGTTCCTTCTTCACGCCTTGGGCTGCGGAACGTCTGTTATTTTCCTTGCTTGCTTGTAACCAGTATTTCATTAGTCAGCGAGGTGGCTTCTTTTGTTACTCTGTTAGTGCTCCCTGTGTTCGTCCGTGAATATCTAAGCCAAGTTGAAGCTGCATAGATTATCGTGTGCTCCATCTCACCTAGGACATGTACAATGCATGGCTCATAACATTGTCATGCTGGCTTGAACAATCAGATGTTCGTGAAATGCGCTGCTTCAAAGGCTGAAAAATGTGTCCCTCCAGGTGTACTTTTCTTTTAGCTTGGTATCCACACTTTATTGAATACTAACTAAAACATGAAGGCGCGCGTTACCGCGCCCGTCTGTCTTTGAGAACAAAAATAcagagaaatagaaaaaaatatatAGGGCAAAGTTCTTGAAAATGTGATATCTGGATTTTACGCAATATTTGTTCAAAGTTTGACTTTCAGTTAGAATTGAGCAAATATGACATAGAAGTGCTAATAACAAGCATGTGGTGATCCGTGCAACGAAGCCAGTGTGTAAAACAATACGACACTGATTTGCACACGCGGACAAAGAATTGTAAATTCACATGTGCATACATATATTTGTATAGAAAATACAGCAATATGATTTCATGCCCCCACATCAAGCTGCACATCAGACTTTGTAGGAGCTTGAAATATCACATAGTATTTCGATTAAAAAAATGAAGAACATAACTACCTTAGCAGTGAGCACGACCCAGGCAGTTCTACGAATGTGAGACCATGCGTCTAGTAGTACATATTTGAGGTCGCGGACGGAAAAAGATGGGACTGGGATGGATCGGACCCAAGTCCTCGAAGCTGAATTATCTTCGGGTGTGGAGCAGCTGTCTACAGGGCACTGCGGCTCCATGGCTCCTTTTCTCCTTCAAGATCTTCGCAAGGAGCTCATCACCATCCCGGCATCGCTACGCCGCCGCCGGCCGCACGGACAGGAACGAGAGGCTTCGGTCGAAGAACACAAATCCTTGCGATGCGGCGTAGATTGGTAGGCCCGCTAAAACAGAGTCATCCCCCTCGCAACCGCGCGGCCCATGTCATTTTGGCCCGATTAGCGACAAGCCGTCCAGGTCAATTGGAGGAGCAGCGGCCCTGTGAGGTTGGGTCAGCCTACACGCGCTGTGACGGGCCAGAGAGGCACTGCGGGACGTTCGAGGTACGACCAGTAGATCTGAAGCGTTCGTTAGAGTGATCCTATGGCTGAGAGCTTCAAATCGTTGTGG is from Triticum aestivum cultivar Chinese Spring chromosome 3A, IWGSC CS RefSeq v2.1, whole genome shotgun sequence and encodes:
- the LOC123059604 gene encoding uncharacterized protein, which codes for MAAFHLLFVLVLALAASNSASTVAAADDDDVRLRQEAMVQALGVVTRFDLANTDPEAVRQVKRALAVLDCEVQAHPQRWKTIFNAVDKAMDSGADDRSSEEASSSAKELLEQEFGPCPRCLKRDLGVEDL